The following coding sequences are from one Paenibacillus sp. JDR-2 window:
- the nirD gene encoding nitrite reductase small subunit NirD, with the protein MVTKVLVAKISEIDVLGSRTVKIDNTDVAIFRLADGSVKAVENKCPHKGGRLSEGMVCGTAVHCPLHDWKIDLKSGRVHEPDDGCIKTFETEIDPGSGEIYITL; encoded by the coding sequence ATGGTGACAAAGGTGCTAGTAGCGAAAATATCGGAGATCGACGTATTAGGCTCTCGTACGGTAAAGATCGACAACACGGACGTTGCGATCTTCCGCCTGGCAGACGGCAGCGTGAAGGCAGTCGAGAACAAATGCCCGCATAAGGGCGGCAGGCTCTCGGAAGGGATGGTGTGCGGCACGGCCGTACACTGCCCGCTGCATGACTGGAAGATTGACCTGAAGAGCGGACGCGTGCATGAGCCGGACGACGGCTGCATCAAGACGTTTGAGACAGAGATTGATCCGGGCAGCGGAGAGATCTATATCACCTTGTAG
- the nirB gene encoding nitrite reductase large subunit NirB, protein MADRKKLVLVGNGMAGVRAIEHLIKLAPDAYSITIFGSEPYPNYNRIMLSSVLAGGTDMKDIIINDWDWYADNHIQLHAGHTVTKIDTKRKKVYSQQGVEADYDVLVMATGSNPFMLPLPGANKEGVIGFRDIRDTEIMQETSQKYKKAAVIGGGLLGLEAARGLLNLGMDVHVVHINGILMNRELDEPAARMLQRELEAQGMKFLLSKQSASITGRRRVKALQFADGSEVEADLIVMAVGIRPSVELAKASGIEVGRGIIVDDFMRTNIPDVYAVGECAEHRGIAYGLVAPLYEQGAVLAKLLAGVETEGYQGSVTSTKLKVSGVDVFSAGQFNEGPGTRALRIQDDVAGTYKKIVIKNGKLVGAVLFGDTTDGAELFSIMKKGESIEGKEKELLLGFSPAAGGGSSPLDRLAAMPGDEIVCGCNGVSKGAIADAVQNKGCNTLASLKGCTKASASCGGCKPQVEGLLKLYAGDAAGVPVKEGICGCTEHSRDEIVAAIKEMRLMTVKEVMNVLGWKNEGGCTKCRPSLNYYLGMLWPGEYEDQKESRFTNERYHANIQKDGTYSVVPRVYGGVTTPADLIKIATVAEKYEVPMVKFTGGQRLDLLGVKKEDLPKIWEELDMPSGHAYGKTLRTVKTCVGNTFCRFGTQDSIAMGIRMEKAYERMTAPAKVKLAVSGCPRNCAEATIKDLGIVAIDGAWELHVGGNGGIHVRATELLCTVKTEDEVMEWSSAYLQYYRENATWNERTAQWIERVGLDHVKKALEKREDRLALVERLEKTLSYTTDPWKEIIENKELRKNFEQLSTPQPVQG, encoded by the coding sequence ATGGCGGATCGGAAGAAATTGGTGCTGGTTGGCAACGGAATGGCGGGGGTACGGGCAATCGAGCATCTGATCAAGCTCGCTCCGGATGCATATAGCATTACGATCTTTGGCTCGGAGCCGTACCCGAATTACAACCGGATTATGTTATCCTCGGTGCTTGCCGGCGGGACGGACATGAAGGATATCATCATTAACGACTGGGACTGGTACGCGGACAATCATATTCAGCTGCATGCCGGACATACGGTCACCAAGATTGATACGAAGCGGAAAAAAGTGTACTCCCAGCAAGGGGTTGAAGCGGACTATGACGTGCTTGTTATGGCAACGGGCTCGAATCCGTTTATGCTGCCTCTGCCTGGCGCGAACAAAGAGGGCGTAATCGGCTTCCGGGATATCCGCGACACCGAGATTATGCAGGAGACTTCCCAAAAGTATAAAAAAGCAGCCGTGATCGGCGGCGGCCTGCTTGGGCTTGAGGCGGCGCGGGGGCTGCTGAATCTGGGGATGGACGTACACGTTGTCCATATTAACGGCATTCTAATGAACCGCGAGCTGGATGAGCCGGCGGCACGGATGCTGCAGCGCGAGCTTGAGGCGCAAGGGATGAAATTCCTGCTCAGCAAGCAATCGGCATCCATTACGGGCAGACGCCGCGTGAAGGCTTTGCAATTCGCGGACGGCAGCGAGGTTGAAGCGGATCTTATCGTGATGGCGGTGGGGATCCGCCCGAGCGTTGAATTAGCGAAGGCATCCGGCATCGAAGTAGGCCGCGGGATTATCGTTGACGACTTCATGAGGACGAATATTCCGGATGTGTACGCGGTTGGCGAATGCGCCGAGCACCGGGGGATCGCTTACGGCCTGGTTGCTCCGCTGTATGAGCAAGGCGCCGTTCTGGCGAAGCTGCTGGCCGGCGTAGAAACGGAAGGCTACCAAGGCTCCGTTACTTCAACCAAGCTGAAAGTATCCGGTGTCGACGTATTCTCGGCAGGCCAATTTAACGAAGGACCAGGCACTAGAGCCTTGCGTATTCAAGATGATGTAGCGGGCACATACAAGAAGATTGTGATAAAAAACGGAAAGCTTGTAGGAGCCGTACTGTTTGGCGATACAACCGACGGTGCCGAGCTGTTCTCGATTATGAAGAAGGGCGAATCGATTGAGGGCAAGGAGAAGGAGCTGCTGCTTGGCTTCTCGCCTGCGGCAGGTGGAGGCTCTTCGCCATTGGATCGGCTGGCTGCGATGCCAGGCGATGAAATTGTCTGTGGCTGTAACGGCGTATCGAAGGGAGCAATTGCCGATGCTGTTCAGAATAAAGGCTGCAATACGCTGGCCAGCCTTAAAGGCTGCACGAAAGCTTCCGCTTCCTGCGGCGGCTGCAAGCCTCAAGTGGAAGGCTTGCTGAAGCTATACGCCGGCGATGCGGCAGGCGTGCCGGTGAAGGAAGGCATCTGCGGATGTACCGAGCATTCCCGTGACGAGATCGTTGCGGCCATCAAGGAAATGCGCCTCATGACGGTCAAGGAAGTCATGAACGTGCTGGGATGGAAGAACGAAGGGGGCTGCACGAAATGCCGCCCATCGCTGAACTACTACCTCGGCATGCTGTGGCCGGGGGAATACGAGGATCAGAAGGAATCGCGCTTCACGAACGAGCGCTACCACGCGAATATTCAGAAGGACGGCACTTATTCGGTTGTGCCTCGCGTCTACGGCGGCGTAACTACGCCGGCCGACCTGATCAAAATCGCTACCGTCGCAGAGAAGTACGAGGTTCCGATGGTGAAGTTCACCGGCGGACAACGGCTTGACCTCCTGGGCGTGAAGAAAGAAGACCTGCCGAAGATCTGGGAAGAGCTTGATATGCCTTCCGGCCATGCTTACGGCAAAACGCTCCGCACGGTAAAAACCTGCGTAGGCAACACTTTCTGCCGCTTTGGCACACAAGATTCGATCGCCATGGGGATTCGGATGGAGAAAGCCTACGAGCGAATGACGGCTCCGGCGAAAGTAAAGCTAGCCGTATCCGGCTGTCCGCGCAACTGCGCGGAAGCAACGATTAAGGATCTTGGTATCGTCGCAATCGACGGTGCCTGGGAGCTTCACGTAGGCGGCAACGGCGGTATACATGTACGTGCGACTGAACTGCTATGTACGGTGAAGACGGAGGATGAAGTGATGGAATGGTCCTCGGCTTACCTGCAATATTACCGCGAGAATGCGACTTGGAACGAACGTACCGCGCAATGGATTGAACGCGTTGGTCTGGATCATGTCAAGAAGGCGCTCGAGAAACGGGAAGATCGTCTGGCCTTGGTTGAACGTCTTGAGAAGACGCTTAGCTATACTACAGATCCATGGAAAGAAATCATCGAGAACAAAGAGCTGCGCAAAAACTTCGAGCAATTATCCACTCCACAGCCGGTTCAAGGATAG
- a CDS encoding ANTAR domain-containing response regulator, whose amino-acid sequence MRSLLVIDNPGGKAEAQPLEQMLETYGYSVLYASSDETAKNHLPKADAVVFHLPLGEVKAWGNRLLQRKRLPMLWWCSADTATMSAAFCEDDLPIDGILTPSMSEQELHWALHFGSKACFERQHWLNERKQLEARLEERKWIDMAKGILCKIKQVSEAEAYDLLRKQAMNERKRIVDVATSIVKVYQLLQEQK is encoded by the coding sequence ATGCGTTCTCTGTTAGTGATCGACAATCCCGGGGGAAAAGCTGAAGCGCAGCCGCTGGAGCAAATGTTGGAGACATACGGTTATTCCGTATTGTATGCAAGCTCGGACGAAACGGCCAAGAACCATCTGCCGAAAGCCGATGCCGTCGTTTTTCATTTGCCGCTAGGCGAGGTGAAGGCATGGGGCAACAGGCTCTTGCAGCGCAAGAGGCTGCCCATGCTCTGGTGGTGCAGCGCGGATACGGCAACGATGTCCGCTGCCTTTTGCGAGGATGATCTGCCGATCGACGGTATTCTCACGCCCTCAATGAGCGAACAGGAGCTGCACTGGGCGCTTCATTTCGGCTCGAAGGCCTGCTTCGAAAGGCAGCATTGGCTGAACGAGAGGAAGCAGCTGGAGGCGCGGCTGGAAGAGCGGAAGTGGATTGACATGGCAAAGGGTATCCTATGTAAAATAAAGCAGGTATCCGAGGCGGAAGCTTATGACCTGCTGCGCAAGCAGGCCATGAATGAGCGGAAGCGGATTGTGGATGTGGCGACATCCATCGTGAAAGTCTATCAGCTGCTGCAAGAGCAGAAATAA